The Gadus chalcogrammus isolate NIFS_2021 chromosome 16, NIFS_Gcha_1.0, whole genome shotgun sequence DNA window GGTAATACTTACCTATTGCCACGAATGAAAACATACTTCTTTAAAGTGTGCATAGGTGTATATTATAAAGTACAAATATGCTAAACTGAACCTGGACTTAATGGTGCTTGTGGACCACAGGCAGGGAAAGTGGGATAATCCATCACCTAAGGGCAGGTATTAGGAAAACAAATTTCTAAGTGGGAGAAACTGGCTGCCGTCCAGAGTCCAGATGAGGCCAGATGTGGCTCGGTAACCACCTTAAGACTCCTGGCTCATCAGCGGTGAGCACCGACTAATGAGGTCCAGGCAGCTCAATGAGACCCTGTGTTCACTGGGGCGGTGGAGAGCGCACTGGTCTTAGTGGTAAAGTCCAGACGAAGGTTGTGGGATGAGGGTCAACAGCATCTGATAAATTACTACATTCAAATGTAAATTTAAGGAGGTATTTCTGAGAGGAAAGAGCCAATAAAGGAGGAAAGCTGGAGGAAATATTATTCAAATAGTTATattatatcaaatatattaaatctTGAAGCATTAGGGGAGCAGCAGAAGCCAGAGGacaaagagtgagaaagagtgagagggctGGTCTTCACTGTGCTTTTACATCTTCTCTCCTGAGGCTTGCTCTCTTTATATCGTAGGTCACCCGGCCAGGGATGAACCATCCAATGAAGTGACAACCTTTCTACCTGTGGTGAATCCAGCTACATGCTAGGGGTCAGGCATCCTGCTCCAGGATTCTGACGGCTAGACTGCATTCCTCGAACCCAAAAGCCATTGACTGAGAGTCGAGCACCCTAACCGCGAGAGATTAACCCTAAACGCAAGGGTTTAAATAAGACTAATAGAATAGTGTCCTGGTGTTGTTTTGACAGTGGGAACCACGCTTCAATGTTCTCTAGGATTAGTGGAGGATTAGAGAGTAAACCAGGCTCTTATTTTACACAATTATAAATTCTGAGTGTTGGCGGTGGAGGTCAATAGAAGGCTGTGAATAAAACATTACACGTCTCTGCTCTGCCGTGGATGGATTCCAAATGTAACGATGATGTGGTTTAAAGTAAGGCCGTCCACACAGAGAAACTGGGGCAGGGAGTTTCGTTGGGTGATTACTGCGCTTTTGCATCACGTATGTTCATTGCGTTCATTACGTTGTATACATGGATGCATTATGTGTACTGTAAGACGCTGTACCAATACTGTACTTGTGGATAGAAGGATAAACCAAATGGCCGATCAGTGGTTTTCTACCAGGTGGTTATATTAACAAATAGTTCAtttctgcatagccaccctcccccttctggccaccattgtagactgtattgtattgtgttgtattgtattgtattatattgtattgcattgtattgtattatagtacttaactgtgtagaaactgcagtagctgctatcgtTGCTGTAACCGgaggaattggttagcctagcgattgttgtacttgcacttggttctatgaacatcctttctgtaccgacagcgatatattgatgcacttcttatgacaaatgtacttattgtaagtcgctttggataaaagcgtctgctgaatgccctaaatgtaaatgtaaatgtgtttcaGTTCTATGGCCACCTTGGTTAATTGATAGTGTAACAAACTTTGGAGGAGGCAGTTTCCCAGCATGCTCTGCTTCCTGCTGCAGGGCTCTGACCAGACTCTGCAGGAACTCCTTCTTACGGGCAACAGGGCACCCTGGGGAGACGGACGAGACGGAGGGAAAGACAGATCAGACTTTAATCGCACAATTAGGTATGGTTTGGTATGGTCCTTGTGTGCCCTTCATAGACTGAAGCGTGATGCATTTAATATCTttaaggaaattaaataaatgtaattgttTAATCTCTGCTTCCCAAAGAGATTAGCAAGGAAATCACCTAATGAACTGAATGCCATCCATGTTCCCCATCTTTCTATTAGTACTAGTTAATCTGGAGTCATTTCAGAGACTAAATAAAGGGTTAGCATAGTACACAGATgggctgtggacattggggattgaaccttGAATCTAAGCGATAGGATTCCAATACGGCCGGCCATGTGACCTCTGGACGTTGGACGTTGATCACTGTCTTTATGCGTCCCCTTTTCAACCTagatttatatttgtatttaccAAGAAGTGCTTTGTCTTTGAACTTCCTGTCTATCCTGGTCTCCTCTGTTGCCGTGCATTCTGGGAGCTGGTTTCTACCatgagaataaataaataattaaggaaagagaaaaataatcaAGACTTTTGTATCAAAGGTAATCCATCAGAATTGGTGAATTGGATGAATTATTGATCACCTTGTTGAGGTCCCTGGTATTGGCCTGCCGGTGTCCAATCGGACGCACCAGCAGTAACCCGTGGCAACGTGACACTGTACTGGGTGGTAGCGCCCATctgcagtgcattctgggacgAAGCGGTCGTCCAGCCTGACGGAACGCATCTGGGCCGCGGCGAGCAGCGACCGGCGCTCACGCTCACACGTCTGAGGACTGtctggacacgcacacacacgcgcacacacagactcacacacacacacacacacacacacacacacacacacagacacacacacacacacacacacacacacacacacacacacacacacacacacacacacacacacacacacacacacacacacacacgaggtaaacacaaacacagtgaaagtcacacgtatacatactgtggcaacccggcccgggGCGATTAAGGAcatgcagagcacctgaggaacaggtggagaagcagggcttcaatagcccgcttctcccctcattcggggctctccgaGCCCTGGAGCCCctgcacggagagaccggtcgtcgtaggtgacgggattccacccacgggGGAAAGGACCGTcgattcctcccaggtttttTCGTTGTTGTGTTATTTTCAGTATGAGACttgtttgattttggattaaacatgcctttttgacttttgcccagcaaagttgtgtcctgtttgggaggaggtggtttgctcaccgtgccgggttaccacaacacacacacacacacacacacacacacacacacacacacacagtgaaagacacatattgacacacccatcagttaacacacacacacacacacacacacacacacacacacacacacacacacacacacacacacacacacacacacacacacacacacacacacacacacagaacaggaaacacaaacacagtgaaagacacatattcacacaccctTCACttcagttaacacacacacacacacacacacacacaccaggtaaacacaaacacagtgaaagacacacatgtatacatatacacacacccttcagttaacacacacacaaccaccgacacaaacacacgtttttATCAAAGTGAATGAGTATGTGTATGCGCGCAAGCACGTGTTTGAGAGTGCGCGCATGCACGCGTGCATCATGTGTGCGTCTCTGCAGACATGCTTGTGTTTGCACAGATGTGTTCCGTCCTACCAGAAGGCTGCCTGGCAGAGCGGTTCCCTTTGGGGTCGGAGTTCAACTGGATGGTCACCCAGAGGGGAGGGGCCGTGGGCTCTGGGGAAAAGACAGGTTGCACCACTCTATGAATTATAGATGACGTTCTATATCTGTCTCGCCGGGTACACACGGTGCAGGGAGAGGAATGAGGAGACCACGAAGGAGTGCCATACTGTATACTGATGATAATGTTGCACTTTATACCTGCAACATTATCACTGATGtaggtgagtgaggtccccccttcactgttagcgtctttgagtgtctagaaaagcgctatataaattcaatgaattattattattattattattatcacctGCACCCGGCCGGCCTGGCTTCCCAGTCGATCCACTGGTCTCTGTGAGAAAATACAAAGAAACACATCATAGAATCTGGGCCCGGTCAGTCCTGGCACGGCCCAGTGTCTGGTGGTATAATTGAAGTGACTCATCATCTGTCTTAATGGGAGTAGTGGGCACTGGCCCACATAAGAGCTACGCCTAAGAGATGGACTGCCCAGCTGGGCAGGCCAATCCGGTCCTCACCTCTGTCTGAAGACCCTGCGCCAGTCCTCTCCTCCGTTTCAGGCATGAGATCTGCGGCATCCCATAATTAGAGAAAATACACATTAAtacctgtaggcctatatcaaaaaaattaacaataaaAACCCCAAATGTTTACCTATTTAAAATGTTCAgtttatttaatgatttgtCACAATCAGTCACATGAGGCTGAGATCAATCCAATCAATCCGTGCAGAGAAGCTTTAGGAACCAGAACAGAACAAACAGCAGCAGTCTTCTTGAGcataaacaacaataaaaagcaGATGAGGGGACCCAGGTGGACCCACCGGTGCAGTTGGGGGTCTGGAGCAGCACTGAGGTGCCCCCGATGGGTCTGCCGTCGCGCGTGGAGCACCAGCAGTAGCCGGTCTGGTTGTGGCACTGGACCGGCAGGAAGTGGCCTTCTGCGCCGCACTCTGGCACAAAGATGGCCGCCGAGGGGCTAGTATGGCCGCCCCCGCTGCTGTGGACGCTGGCCTCCAGGGCCTGAACACGGGCCAGCTGACACTTGGTCTGACTGGGGTctgggaccagagagagagggagaagggtcAGTGTGAGCTGGTTTGGGCTTAATCTCCAAACCGACTCATCAGTAAgattcgtttttattttttgccattaAGCCAATAGACAATTTGCTGATCTTTAACCATCTTTTCCCATCAACCAAACTATTTGAATCTAATCTTTGCATATATCTGTGTATCAGATATAGAAATCCTAATAAATTGGAACGATGAGACCCCCTTGTGGTGTGTGGTGATATTGTGAACGTTAGAGGTTAAATCCACGGAACAGAGCAGCGGGGATGGTACCGGTGCAGTGGGACCGGGGCGCCGGCCGGAGCTGCGTGTTGAAGCACTGCGCGCGCTGGAAGGAACACTGAGACTTGTAGAGGCGTCCGTTGGTGCCGCACACGGCACggtggcgccccctctggcagTCTAGGAGACAGCCGCCCGTCCACATGTTCTCTGTGATGAGGAAGGGCTGTGGAAGAGTGACACGCATGACCGGTCACACGCGAGATCAACATGATGTGGAAACGTGTAGCACTGGGAGCCACGTAGCGGCCAAAAGGAGATAGCTGGAGACACACCAGATCCGCTGTCTCATAAGCTATAGCATAGACAGAGATATGAATGAGTGGAGATAGCACCAAGGGATGGAgcttatagagagagagagagagagagagagagagagagagagagagagagagagagagagagagagagatcataatgagaggagaggaacacTCGTCTTAAGATatctaaaaataaatgaaccatTTCCTAACCAGATGCCTTACTGTCAGTCAAtgaaatacgtgtgtgtgtgtgtgtgtgtgtgtgtgtgtgtgtgtgtgtgtgtgtgtgtgtgtgtgtgtgtgtgtgtgtgtgtgtgtgtgtgtgtgtgtgtgtgttggcactTATGGAATTATTTCTGGGGAAACTAAAACGGTGCCAACTTCAGTGTAAACAATCTGTTCTAATTGAGACACTTGGTCAACAAAATACCCTGACCAggacgtctgtgtgtctgtgacagcCAGCCTGTCTATCTGTATGCCAGCCTGCTTGTCTGCCTGCttgtctacctgcctgtctgtctgtgccagCAGGCCGACAGTCGATCTACCACTCATTGCAGAGCCACTGAGAGGAAGCGGAACTATTTGGCTCGACCACTAAGGCGACTCCCTCCTCAACGCGGGGGCGGGCCCTGCTTTCCTTTGGATGGACTGACACTTTCCCTCAAGCTGTCACCAAAAGAAACCCCTCGCCATTCATACTGAAGGGCTACTTCCATTACAACACGTCCTTCAGGAAAAACAGACGGTTTCCCATGGTTCTCCCTGTCTGTCCAGCCTCACAGCGGCCGGAGAGACAGGGGACCTACAGGGGCTCAGAAAGGCCGGGCCCCGGCAGCCTCGTACACTCGACCCATGGACTTTATCGTTCGTCTTCTATCACAAAGCGGaacttgtggtggtggtgacggagagaagagtcagagacagagagacagaggtaggaGTGACAGATGGACCAGAGTGGAGGGacagggcggaggaggaggaagaaggagggattgaaggaagggagaaagggagCAGCGATACATTTGAGTTGATTTGAAATgaaaggaaaaggaaagaggaggagatagagatgATGAAAGGAATGGTGTTCTCTGGGACAGCTGTGCAGCATGTTTTCTACATCATCTGAAAAATATCTGATGGGGACACGCTCACTCCTCTTGGTATTAATGAATGCTCACTTTGCTAGTCTGGATAAaagattaaattgttttatcaTCACTGCGATGTGACTTTCTTACCCTCATCTTGAACCCTGTATTTCACTGTAGAGAGTGGCCATGTTACTGCCCATTCAATAATAAAACACAGAGTGAAAGACGTCCATATCCACCTAAACATCCCACCTCTTCCCAATGCAGTACAGAAACTTCAATCCCTAAACATCATTCCCGTTCAATCCAGAAACATGTCCAAACAATATGCATCACAATTCAAACTCCACAAGTTAAATTTGTGTTGTCCTATTTGTCCAAGTATTGCGTCATAAGTTGTGTCCTGCTGTTCTGTTAAGTGTTGCTTGTTGCTACACTGAGCTGTAAGACGTTCCCCCGACCGTAGCTGTGTGGTCattaaggagggagagagggagagagggagagagggagagcggtgAGAGGGTTAGAATGACTACCAGATGCTCTGCAAGCTAAACCATATCTCACTTTCACCTCCTGCACACCTCTCTAAAAGACACACTCAATCTGTCACACGCCACACACGTGTGCATCCACACCACGTAGAAAACGGGTTAATCTACGCACGTGCACGTTCACTCTctaacatgcgcacacacacagacacagacagaggtcTACAATGCTGCTACATGCTTCATCAATAGCTCTTTGTCTGCAACACTACGATCGTgctacccacgcacacatagacacacacacgcgctgagCTCAGTTGCACGTGATCAAATTTGTTATGGTGTGTACAACAGTGTTGACATTATTTAGCAGTGAATGGGGGCCCTGTGCACGGCAGTAATCTGGCTGTACTGagtgggctggggtgggggtgggggggagccaGACATCCCAGAATGGACCCATTCCACTGACCTGGGGAGAGAATTGAACAGGATAGGTTGGGAGAAAGATCGTGGCATGAATTAGAAAGACTGTTTCATCCAAAAGGGGGacatattaaattaattaaactatAGCCCACCTACCATGCATTGTATAAGGGTCATCTGGGAAACTACAGGGTTTAGGGATAATTAAGGTAATTCCCCCTAAATTGAGTGGCGAGACGGCCTTTAATCCTGACTTTAATCGGGCTAAATCCTTGAATGGCTAATTTGAAATGTGATGGAATCAGGAAGTATGGCTGCAGGACTATACTGATTATATGAATAACCACTCCCGTCCATAATATTGTACTCATCGACATTTCCTCTTCAAGATCTTTTAACCAAAACCAAAGACTCAAACTTTTGCGAGAAAAGTTTCTAGGACCATTTCTGTTGCACAACACCCACCGGGATTTTGAGTGTTTAGATATGTATCAGACGCGTTCATCCACGGCTTCTTCAAGTGAGACGCAGGTAAGGGTCAAGACATCTTGCtcaggatgcctacaggtcaGACTGTGGACGTACAGGGATCCAACCTTATAGATTGGAGTCAAATACTGTTACATAGGATATAAAGTTTGAATGCGATGCTGACATTGTGATTGGGTGTGACTGCGCGTGTGTGGCTGCAAAGTACCTGCAGACTACATTTCCTGCATCAGTTAGTATCCCAGCTACCACAATATACTCAGTGTTGTGAGGTGCCAATAATTCTGGGCGaacctccgtgtgtgtgtgtgtgtgtgtgtgtgtgtgtgtgtgtgtgtgtgtgtgtgtgtgtgtaagtaagtaagtaatatAGAAATATGGCCTTTCCTGAGTGAGAACAGCTCGGAGCTGTCTCGCTGCTTGTATATAAACAACCTGGTAGATCTGAATATTAAGTCTAGACTTGAAGAGAAATATAACCAAGACCTCTCATGTTATGTGTTGACAAGTTTATCCTCTAGCCTGCGACACGCTCGCTGATACTGACTGGAACTCGGACGATGCCGCGGTCAATCGGTCCTTTGTAAAAGCTGTTTCACTATTTATGCAATGGaatcacccccctcctctgctcccgGATTTGTAAACACGCGTGGGTAATTTGTCATGGTCTTCATTTTGCCGGCTAAAATATGAGCATAGATTAAGTCTGAAAGTAAACACGCACGTCAAACAAGTGTAGTCTCGCGGGATTGCGGTGTGCTCTACAAGCGATGCCTTCACACACAATTCAGCATCGGCAATCGTTGGTGAGTGGAGAAAGACGCAAAAATAAACCATCTCCCCCAAGatacacacactgccccccgtctcccccttgGGCAGAAGGATCAATATTTGCATGGCGGTGGTGTGTTTAGCTGTGGTCAGCTCGAGACTTGCTATATAGAATCCCGAGTGGGAGACCCATCTCCTGGGAGCCATGATCCATGAAGATAAGTCATTTTTTTATATGCTACTAAGAAAACAAGCGCTGTTGGTCCAAAGTCCATCACACCAAAACGAATTGGGTGCTTGTATTTAGCATTCAAAAGAAAAGGTAAAATAATCATTCTTTTACCGTTTTATCCGAAGCAAAAACAAGATAACGCATGCGGGTGTTCGTAGTCGAGTCATACCGCTGATCTGTTGGAGTGAACCGGttccgagaggaggaggagcagcaggaggcggCAGGTAAAGGTGAGCGCGAGCATCATCCCTGCTGCAGCGGCACAGGCGCGAGGCGCCGCAACTTGAATCGTCGCGCGCTTCTTGGTGGTCGTCCCAAAGCCTCGTTGCTGCGCGCGCTCTGCGGGCAAAGCCAGCCTTGACGGGACGTCCTGGGTCCACACCCGAAGATATTCCGAAGATATTCCTCCCTTATGGGTTGAAAGTGTTTCTGTAAACTGACTGTTAAAGTTCAAACGCGTGTTTAAAACGACTGCGTTGCGCGGCACGAATGTGTCCTAATAAGTAGAACCTTTTAAATCCGACGGATTCTGTGGTCCACATTGACCCATTATTAAAAAGCCCATTGGTCGACGCCCCCCAAACCCGTTCCCTCAGAGCTGCACCTTTCACACCCATAACGTCCAACCCTTTTCCACTCAATACGCGTAAAGCTCATAAAATGTTATGGTACAGACACGACGCCCAAATCCTTAGGCTGTATGGAAACAGTAGGCTACGACAGTTATGAGGTCTCCGTTGTCTGTGACAGTTATAAATTAAGGAGGGAATTCCTCTGTTACTCATTATTCTCATCATCCATTTCGAATTTTGAACTTTTATTTATTGCGAACAAATGTGGCCGAGAATGAGGATTAAATGCATCATTTCTTAAAACCTTGACAGtgaaattag harbors:
- the LOC130406598 gene encoding SPARC-related modular calcium-binding protein 1-like, with the protein product MMLALTFTCRLLLLLLLSEPVHSNRSAPFLITENMWTGGCLLDCQRGRHRAVCGTNGRLYKSQCSFQRAQCFNTQLRPAPRSHCTDPSQTKCQLARVQALEASVHSSGGGHTSPSAAIFVPECGAEGHFLPVQCHNQTGYCWCSTRDGRPIGGTSVLLQTPNCTDLMPETEERTGAGSSDRETSGSTGKPGRPGAEPTAPPLWVTIQLNSDPKGNRSARQPSDSPQTCERERRSLLAAAQMRSVRLDDRFVPECTADGRYHPVQCHVATGYCWCVRLDTGRPIPGTSTRNQLPECTATEETRIDRKFKDKALLGCPVARKKEFLQSLVRALQQEAEHAGKLPPPKPFIPASTYSSSSSVTPSSASSIQTTPSTQTNSTSGSPVLESSGPEGALRWHFERLDVDASGALSEREARPLRQFLRRRLKPRRCAKKFAQYCDRDQDRSLTLGELSACIHL